The DNA segment ttcttgttcatgacaatcatttttctccttttttttaatCATTCCAAGCCTTTAATCATTGCTTTCATTGAATCCATTCATTTTTCTATactattcactttctttttgactttttggcttttcttttcttttgccttcccttttgttcattttgtaccttttatcactttcacattCCTTGTCtcatccccccaaacttatgcttttgacAATTGTGAATGCTAAGcaaagatcgggtgccaaaagAGAGTCATTATAGAACAgataaaggcttgtaacatggttatTAAAAGAACAAGGGCTTcggctcaacggggttgactagggatataatatttggtgggctatggatgctttcaagtttcaagttggATCAAGGAGaacctataatcatttctcaagttgagctacacttagaattttgcctagacaaacattcaggtcAAGTTCTAGATGTATTGGCacgagacttggacttgcaaatcaatacctcacctcacaagctgttggattgctaaagagaatagagtcgagggcccacaacaaccctagctaagattgagcaacacaaatggctccaagaagccactcgatgattgtttagtcaacatAAGAGTCTAAAGGTCATAACTAGAACTATTCTTTGCCAATCAACTTGTTTCCAAtcatgtgttaggcccaagtgaagctttccTGAGATActattattcattactactatttacacaaaaacataaagaaaacggactcaaacccttaagaaggttgtcatgccatccattatcgggaagagccacccggttcacacaacatccacctttggaaagtactgtggcattaagaaaaccaaaggcttattatccACATAAAATGTAAAAAGAAGCTAACAACTTAACAAGAAACTACTAAAGGAAATAAAAAGCTAAGCTATTAAGGAAAAAAAACATAAGAAGTTATAAAGTAAActacggaaagtaaaatgaatatgtacaataatgGAAAGAAACGAATATATACATGGaatggtaaagttatatacataccaaaagtgaaaacaTAACgataagtaaaaaaaataaagaaaaatagcatcATAATTATTACATGCTAGTCATCAAATCAAAATAGGACCCCCCCCCTCCcaaataaaagctagcattgtcctcaatgctaaaagcaaaaataaaattagggaggagttagagagtaaagaaaactccctatgaggTTTGCATCGGGTCCTGCACATCAGTGGGGTCCTCGAACTACATAGGATCAGCAGCTCCCATCGGGTCCTCTAACTGGATCTCCAAATCTGACTGGGGGACCACGGGGTTGCTGAGCATCTGGATCATCTTTGTAGCAGCATGTGTAGTGGCATCAGACTCCTCAGACTGGTCAGCTACTGTTGCCTCATGCTCTGCTGCCTGTGCTGTTGCGTCGTGCTCCTCCAAGAGTAAGTCCAGTGGGATGTCTCCAGCAGAAGTGAATCTCTCCACATCCTTCTTCAGCTGCATCACTAACTCCTTTGAGGCTCGAGTATTCTTCATCTTTTTGACTTGTTAGCCCAGATCTTGTATAGATTTTCCCTGAGTCGCCAAAGTGTCCatgattttcttttggttgtccatgaacttcttctggttgtccagaagctccttcaaCGACTCCTCCACTAATGAAGGCACCTGAGGTTGTGCCTGAGCTGCTACTGCACTGGATAAGACATATAGCTTTGATGTAGctacctgcatccagttgttgatactggacACTAGCCTGAGAAAGCCGCAGTGCAGTCTGGGGGTAGGTGGAAGAAGATGGCACAGACAATGGAATGGATAGCCCGAATGAAAGTGGAGGTACGGCAGCTGAGGATCCCACTGCTGTGGAAGGCTCTGACCCGGTGGCCACTACCCTTAGCTCTTTAGACTAGCCAGTGGGAATAGCAGCTTTACCCTTTGCTTTAGTTTGTCTGGTCCTTTTGTGCTATACCAGGAGAAGGGCTGCTTTGGTTTTGTCTTAGTGTCATAATTCTTCTTCTCAACTCCTTGGTCCTCAAAATACATGGTAAGGAAATTGGGGTATGGGTAGGATCTCCCGTCCTTGCCAATTGCCTTTGTGATGTTATAGTGCATGAGGTTCCCCACATTGATGGGATACCCCACTATGATTGAGGCTATCAAAACACACCGGGTGAGAGGGAGGACACTGTCATGCTGACACGGGTTCAGCCGGCTGCATACATAGGTGGaccaccctttggcttcaaagttGAAGGTGTTTCTGGCTATTGGAAACCCAGTTGTGATCCATGTCGGTGTCGTCCAGGGAGCTAATATCTTCGCCACCTATGGACGGGCTGCTTCACCAAGTGCCAGCTTTTCCAAATATTGCATAGCTTCCACATTCTCGAAACTAGCATACTCATTCAATGTCTTGCCATCGAATCGAATCCTCAAATTCCAGACCTTTGTCACCATGGTGCCTTTTTTTATGTGGGCCACGTTTGCATAGAATTCCTTAACAAGATATTCATTGGCATCTGGAACCTTGCTGGTGAACCATTTCCACCCTACTGTCTCCTCAAAGTTCCTTTTTACATTTGGATTGTGGGGAAGGAAGTCTCGCTCTATGAAGTGCCTCTCAAGGGTAAATGACCTTTGGGGCCACCATTCTCGGAATTTCTGGTAGGCTAACTCACTCACAAATCTGTGCTGCCACACCTCCGATTTTCTTGATTTTTCCAAACCCCCAAAAATAGTATCACCACCTCTCCCATCATCCGGAACCTCGTCATCATCAACATCAATAAGGGTAGGGGAAGCTGGTGAGGCCGGAGTTGTAGTAGGTGGGGAAGATGATCCTGAAGCCTCACTACCTTCCTCTAAGtcatcagacgactcagaagaggAGGTAGATTTATCTCGTAACTGGTATTTCCCCTCAAACTGTGTAGGGATATGAGTGGGCATAGAATCTCCTTCCGAAGCTTCCCGGGAAGGGACATACTCACTAGTGTCTAAGTGATCAGCTGCTCTATCCGCAGCTCTGATGCTAGCTTTCATCTTGCCAATAGATTTTTGGACCGCTATGGGCATTTTGGTCTTTCCTTTACCCCTGCCTTGGGAGGGTTCTGCCCTCCCTTTAGATGTATCTCCTCGACCTCTAGATCGGACCATTGGCTGTAGCAAATAAGCAAAGAAGGATAGCCAGAACAAAGCTTCAAAACATATTAAAACAGTGCAGTCGAAATGCAGAAACTACTTCTCAGAACAGGCACGGTGAACCGTAGAAAAATGGTCGCGGCCGCGAAGAAGCAACCGCAGACACGAAAAAGCAACCGCGAACCGCGAAGGAGCTGGGATCAGATACAAACTCTCTGAACTTTGCTCACTGCGGACCGCGAAAATGTAAAAGCGATCGCGAAAGATCAACCACGGACCGCAAAAAAGCAACCGCGGATCGCGAACTTATATACACACAGTTTCTACAAACTAGGGAATGCGAACCACGAAAAAGTGGATTGCGGACAGCGAAATTCAACCAGCACGGGCACTAAGTAACGTTTGTAACCTAGGGTTTTCACTAAGTGCAAGCATTTGTGCAATTACAGGCATAGCTAATAACCCTATCCCCCATTAGGCATGTACAACAATTACCCACATGAATCTAAGCAACAATTAAGCGTAATTTCGATTTTGGCATGTATTAACcctaattaaaaagaaaaaattaaaactaagagagaagaaaagcaaaaatataaaagcAATGCAATGACTTGAGCATACCAGTTGTGAAATTGAAAGGAAATTGGACTCCTGATTAGTAACAATTGAGATTGAAAACCAAAGAAATGAGGATGAACAGTGCTCTAGAGTGTTTGGAAGTTTAGTttgcgaaaagggtaaaaggCCTAGGGACCTTCTATTTATACTCAGCATATGGACCCCACGACTTACCTGAACGCGGCCACGAAATTCTACCGCAGTCTGCGTTCTTTTACCTGATGAAAATTATTTTAGAAACATGTCCGTTGAGAGCAGAAAAAAGAGCGTGGTCGCGGGAGGTCATCGCGGACCGCAAAATTTCGACGACGGACGCGAATACAACTTCAGAGAGTTGATATTCTGGAATTTTCAAGTCCGCGTCTGCTATCATATTGTGCACCCGCAAAATGTTGTCGCGGACCGCAAAATTATGAGTGTGGTCCGCGTAATTCTCAACACTTAGGCCAATTTTCAGCCAAAGTCCTGTACTGCACAAACAAGTCCTACACAAACTTTATAACCAGTTAGTCCAAAGCAAAGCCtaaactaagaagaaaatcaaaaagaaagaaaaacacataggttgcctcccaagaagcatctgatttaacgtcgcggcatgatgcatgttaccatcattcacttgaaatggatcaatgccaccacgtggctatcatcaaacttgccaagatagtgcttcactcggtgcccattaactctaaaaatttcaccatttttgtttttcaaatcaagagtaCCAAACGGAGTTAcatgcaccacttcaaaagggccactctattttgacttgagctttccagAAAACagtcgtaaccgagagttgaatagaAGAACCAAGTCACCCACCTTGAATTCCTTGttccgagcatatttgtcatgtaaatacttcatcttgtccttatatatGGACAAGATGGAATAGGCATGAAAGcggaactcatcaagttcatttagTTGCTCTACCCGAAGATttgcagctacatcccattaAAGGTTTAACTTCTTCagcgcccacatggccttgtgttcTAACTCAACTGGAAGATGGCATGATTTTCTAAATACCAGCTGGTACGGAAACAaaccaattggagtcttgtacGCAGTCCTGTAAGCCTAcaaagcatcatcaagttttcttgaccaatcaGTTTGttttgcattgacagtttttgataatatgctctttatctccctgttggagacctcaacttgtccactagtctgaggatgataaggggttgacaccttatgattgacaccatgcTTGGAAAGTAAAGTATCAAAGGCCTTgttacaaaaatgagaacccccatcactgatgatcGCCCTTGGAGTGCCGAACCTTGTGAAGATATTTTTCTTTAAGAACGCCACCACACTCcgtgcctcattgttgggcaaagccacagcttcaacccacttggaaacataatcaacagcaaccagaatgtaagtgttactacatgaactcacaaatggccccatgaagtcgatgccccacacgtcaaaaatgtcaatctcaagaatagtggtgagaggcatttcatccttcttggaAATTTCCCCACTctctgacactcatcacatctcttaacAAGCTCACCGACATCTTTATATagggtaggccaataaaatccacaaCTGAGAACATTTGAAGCAGTTCTCGCCCTACCATGATGACCATCCTAGGGCAAGGAATGGcaagcatcaagaatactcattttctcctcttccggaacacatctccggatcacaccatcattacaaatCTTGAAAAGATAAGGCTCATCCTAGTAATAATCCAAGTTgtcccgtttaagcttcttcctttggttagaagagagctcactcgGGATAATGTTGGTCACAAGAAAGTTAGCCACATTGGCAAACCAAGGCATACTATTCAAAGACAcggagaggagttgttcatccggaaatgaatcattaattttgaggccattatgtggcctcccctcctcttccaagtgggacaagttgtccgccacttgattttcacacCCTTTTCGATCAATAatttcaaggtcaaactcttgaagaagtagaaCCCATCTCATTGACCTAGCCTTAGAATCCTTTTTTATGATCAAGTAACGGAGTACCGCGTGATCGATGTGCATAATCACTTTAGTACCCATGAGATATGGCCTGAACTTTTCCATGGCGAAGATAATGGCTAATAACTCTTTCTCGGTCACCATATAATTTACTTGGGCGTCATTTAttgttttgcttgcataatagaccGGATGAAATATCGTGTTGATCCTTTTCCCCAAAACCGTTCCTatcgcaacgtcactagcatcgcacatgagctcaaagggtaagctccaattgggtgcggtaatgatgggagtggtagtcaatctctacttgagaagctcaaaatctttcatgcaatcatcattgaatacaaactttgcatctttttcccacaacttgcacaaggggttcaccacctttgagaaatccttgatgaaccgaCGGTAGAACCCCACATGCCCAAGAAAGCTCCTAACTCCATTGACGGAAATGGGAGGAGGgagttttgaaatcacttcaatcttcACTTTGTCCACTTCAATaccattctttgagatcttatggccgaggacaatgccctcctcgaccataaagtggcatttttcccaattaagcatTAGATTGGTCTGTTCACATCAGGCCAACATTTGTCAAGATTACCCAAGAATTCTTCAaaggagtcacccacaacactaaaatcatccatgaacacttcgagaaagtcctccaccatatccgtaaatattgccatcatacaccgctaaaaggtagctggtgcattacacaaaccaaacgGCATCTGTGAGAATGCAAAGGTGTCATACGGACATGTGAAGGTGGTATTCTCTTGGTCTTTCGATgcaatcaaaatctggttgtaacctgagtacctatccaaaaagcaatagtagGCACGCCCGACAAGTCTATCCAATATTTGAtcaagaaagggcaatggaaaatgGTCTTTGCAGGTCACTTTGTTTCGTTTccggtaatccatgcataccctccatccggtgacagtcCTAGTCGAGAtgaactcatttttctcatttgtaATCACAGTCATAcccccttcttcggcacacattgtaccggtGAAATCCATGAACTATCCGacatggggtacacaacccctgcatctagccacttgataatctccttcttgacaacctcttgcatggactcattcaacctcctttaaTGTTCCACGGAGGGTTTGGCATCATCCTCTAGTataattttatgcatgcaaaaggcgagGCTTATACACCGAATGTCagccaaagtccatccaattgccttcttcctttTTTGGAGCACCGCAAGGATGGCATATACTTGCACATTAGTTAAGCACGCACaaagaataataggtaaagttgaacaagggcccaagaattcataccagaggtgtgaaggcaaaggcttcaactccaatgtgggaggctcctcgattgaggactttgttggtggagtcttccggtTCTCAAGGTCCAAGGAAAGTTTTCGGGGCTCATATGTATATGAACTCATTCCTCATAAAGCATTGACACATTCAACTAAGCCTCCATCCTCAGTGACATCATGGTTCAACAACACAGCTTccaaagggtcctccacattaATCATAGCACTGGTGTCTTCAATAATCACCTCGGTCACAAGATCCACAAATGAACATACTTCGTTGCTATTGGGCTGTCTCATTGACTTGTAGACATGGAACACAACTTTtttatcacccacccggaaggtgagctctcctgcttccacatcaactaaaaCCTTCCCTGTAGtgaggaaaggtctccccaatatgattggcACCTCATAGTCAACCTTGCAGTCAAGTATCACAAAATCCGCGAGAAGTATGAACTTGTCGACCCGGACTAGCACATTATCAATGATCCTCAATGGTCTCTTTATTGTCCTGTctgccatttgtaacctcatgaaAGTGGGCCTTTGTTGCCCAATCCTCATTGTCTTGAACACAGAATATGGCATCAAGTTAATGCTTGCCCCCAAGTCGCACAAAGCTTTGGCAAAATCGGCACTATCAATAGTGCACGGGATTGTAAAAGCACCGGGGTCTTCTAGCTTTGGGGCCATGGAATATacaatggcactcacttgatgcgTCATCTTGACAGTTTCACAATTCATGgatctcttctttgttaccaagtctttcataaacttggcatatcctggcatttgttctagagcttccactaaaggcacattgatggacaaacttttcatcatatcaataaatttcttgaattggttctcattattttgtttggcaagcctttgaggatatggtGGATGGGGTCCTTGGCAAAGGAGTCTTGGCTTTGGGCACTACTGTTTTCGGTATgtctatcacgtgttccctagacgggttcacatcagtTTATATCTCCTCCACGTTGTCATCAATGTCAATTTTTACTTCTTCATTCATATTTTAATCACTCACTTGCACATCATTTCTTTGCTCATCATCCTTttgtaccaacacatcatcaCTCACAACCTTTCTTGCATTAGAGGTACTAGCAACTCCACCTCTGCCACTCCTTGTAGTCACCGCCAGAGAATGGCCCGTGTTGTTCCCTCTCTTcgggttcaccaccgtatcactaggtagtgtccctttagggcgagtattcaaagctTGAGAAATTTGGTCAAGTTGGACCTCCATGTTGCGGATAGAAGTATTGTGGGACGCCAATCGGGTATCGGAGTCGGcaatttttcttcagcatttgcTCAAACATTGATTCATTCCGTCCCATATCATTGTTGGACGAGTAAGGACCTTGTGATGGATATGGAggcgggttgtttggttgttgaaacatcggaggcctttgaaatcccggccctcgattcctttgattattattccaacccccttggttgttaATACCTCCCAAATTGCTATTGTTATTGTCGTCCCAGTTGCCTTGGTTACCTTGGTTGccccaattttgattgttgttcccccagttgTTTTGATGGTTATTGCTACcactattccaatttccttgttAATTTTGATTTtcccaatttccttgggatctccactGTTGGTAGTTGTTCCCATactgaacctcttcactttgatcatcatacaCAAAGTGCGGAGCCTTCCACTGTGGACCGAGACTACTCAAAGGTAGAACACCATGGAAATTTGCTGACTTTATCATCACACTTCATTTCGCTACGCTCAATAAGAACCCAGAATAGGGTAAATAGGTTTGTGTTCTGCTTCCAAAGTCAGTCATCTTTGCCCAAGTGTGAACTGCAGACGACTTCATTCTGTTGTGCTCAGCGAAAGAACTGCCTAAGCATACTTTTTCGGATCCAAGCTTCTTTGCTCTTTCTAAGCCTTCTTCTTGCATGGAAGAGCGCAACTTTTGCAAAACTGGGATTTTAGTAGTAGGCGGCATCCCCTCTTAGTTTTGAGTAGGCAGAACCATTCTATTTTGGTTCTTCTCCACGGGTGATCCAAGAATTTTCCTATTATTTTTTCAactgagattttgatatagaagGATCTCTTTGTTTCTTCACCACGGATTCTCGCTTCATTTTCTTGAAAAGATATTATATCACCGTGGGAGAGTTTAAAATGAGTAATGTTAACCATTCCACTATTCACACCATCATTCGTAAGGCTTGCTTTACATTGGACCCGATGTTGAGCCTCTCATAGCCTAGTACCGATGAACTAGGCAAGTGACCTTGCAAGGCAATTAACCTTTATACAAAATCAATGTCCAC comes from the Nicotiana sylvestris chromosome 4, ASM39365v2, whole genome shotgun sequence genome and includes:
- the LOC104249911 gene encoding uncharacterized protein translates to MPGYAKFMKDLVTKKRSMNCETVKMTHQVSAIVYSMAPKLEDPGAFTIPCTIDSADFAKALCDLGASINLMPYSVFKTMRIGQQRPTFMRLQMADRTIKRPLRIIDNVLVRVDKFILLADFVILDCKVDYEVPIILGRPFLTTGKVLVDVEAGELTFRVGDKKVVFHVYKSMRQPNSNEVCSFVDLVTEVIIEDTSAMINVEDPLEAVLLNHDVTEDGGLVECVNAL